GTCCGCGGAGGCAGGTCAACGGCCGAGTGAAGACGAGCCGTCAGGCTAGGCGTCGTCTCCAGCGGCCACGATCGTGGCCAGCGTCTGCAGAAACTCGTTCCGTTTCGTCGCGCTGAGTCCCGCCAGGAGCCGCGAGTCGGCCGTACTTGCAGCAGGCTTCGCCTTGGTCAGCGCTTTCGTGCCCTTCGCGCTCAGCTTGATCGCGTAGGCCCGGCCGTCTTCCTTGGCGCGCTTGCGCTGAATGAGGCCGCGCCCAAGCAGCCGGGCGACGATGTCGGCGAGGGTCGAGCGATCGATGCCGGTGCGCGCGACAAGCTCCGCCTGCGGCAGTCCCTCTTCCTGCGAGACGGCGGTGAGGACCGCGTACTGCCGAGGCGTGAGCCCGCTCTTCTTCGCCTCTTCGGCAAAGATGTCCGCCGCCCGCTGACCGGCGCGATGCAACAGATGCGTCGCAGAGCTCTCGAGCGGATTCTTAGATTTCGTCGTCATATGGACGTTCCCCGTGTGAAACGGCGCCTCATCCCAAGTCCACTGTCCTCGGACCTTCCGGCGCCTGATGTTATAGATCGCAAGCACACACCCGGTCGCACCATGCGGCAACGGGACATGCTGTCACCCCGAAACAAACCTCAGAGTACGCTTCCTGCAGGAGACAAGCCGCACACTGAGCGCCTCATATCGGCACCGCGCGCGCATCCTGCAAGTGCCAACGCGGCTGGATCCGTACGAAATGCGCCGTCTCAATGCTGTTGCGAGTTCTCTTCCACGCCATAGCGCTGCATCAGCGGCACTTGGGACATGGCAAATAGGAATGTGATCGGGAGAAATCCGAAGGCTTTGAAACTTACCCATGTGTCAGTCGAGAAACTGCGCCACACAAATTCATTGAGCACGGCCATGGCTACGAA
The DNA window shown above is from Methyloceanibacter stevinii and carries:
- a CDS encoding MarR family winged helix-turn-helix transcriptional regulator; protein product: MTTKSKNPLESSATHLLHRAGQRAADIFAEEAKKSGLTPRQYAVLTAVSQEEGLPQAELVARTGIDRSTLADIVARLLGRGLIQRKRAKEDGRAYAIKLSAKGTKALTKAKPAASTADSRLLAGLSATKRNEFLQTLATIVAAGDDA